From Pelagicoccus sp. SDUM812003, a single genomic window includes:
- a CDS encoding DUF721 domain-containing protein, producing MAKHPYNFRKNVERLIANFRGIPENYPGEAPKTDKSMESVLDRILTKYKIGVESLEDRINENWPQIVGASNARNCTPSRIERERTLIIAVSNPIIRQELEFNKRLIMQNLHRLEGAKKIRSIVFKSG from the coding sequence TTGGCCAAGCATCCCTATAACTTTCGAAAAAACGTGGAGCGGCTCATCGCCAACTTCCGCGGCATCCCGGAGAACTACCCGGGCGAAGCTCCCAAGACCGACAAGTCAATGGAGAGCGTGCTGGATCGCATCCTCACCAAATACAAGATCGGCGTCGAATCGCTGGAGGATCGCATCAACGAAAACTGGCCTCAGATCGTGGGAGCGAGCAACGCTCGCAACTGCACCCCCTCGCGCATCGAGCGGGAACGCACCTTGATCATCGCCGTATCCAATCCCATAATACGCCAGGAGCTGGAGTTCAACAAACGGCTCATCATGCAAAATCTCCATCGCCTGGAAGGCGCCAAGAAGATCCGCAGCATCGTCTTCAAGTCAGGCTAG
- a CDS encoding 2-enoyl thioester reductase domain-containing protein, producing MPTTTALRYHQYGTPAETLKLEELPLDEPKEGEALVKCLAAPVNPADFGRVGGTYGDLAPLPAVGGLEGVGEIVALGGGSTQFRVGQRVFIPSSVGSWQTAAVIPYEELYPAPEKLPVEQAAMGWVNPATAWQLMHQFVKLKAGDILVQNAPTSAVGRFVIQIADHLGIKTINLARSLDEEHALKELGADIVLIDDRGAAKAALEATKGKKAKLALNSIGGSSALGMCKLLADRGVLVTFGGMDREPAPFPTRYLIFNDIQLRGFWMTHWYATASREEIYKLHNDVFTFMENSKSAVKVIARYRLDQFKDAFEHAQKPGKGGKVMFDLSGDLGPH from the coding sequence ATGCCAACCACCACCGCACTTCGGTACCATCAATACGGAACTCCCGCAGAGACTCTAAAACTCGAGGAACTGCCGCTGGACGAACCTAAAGAGGGAGAGGCCTTGGTGAAATGCCTGGCAGCTCCCGTCAATCCCGCCGACTTCGGCCGCGTGGGCGGCACCTACGGCGACCTCGCGCCGCTTCCCGCTGTGGGCGGCCTAGAAGGCGTGGGAGAGATCGTTGCCCTCGGCGGAGGCTCAACCCAATTCCGAGTCGGCCAGCGCGTCTTCATCCCCTCCAGCGTCGGCTCGTGGCAGACCGCCGCTGTCATCCCCTACGAGGAGCTCTACCCGGCACCGGAAAAACTGCCGGTCGAGCAGGCCGCCATGGGCTGGGTCAATCCTGCCACCGCCTGGCAGCTCATGCACCAGTTCGTCAAGCTCAAGGCGGGCGACATTCTGGTGCAGAACGCCCCCACTTCGGCGGTGGGTCGCTTCGTGATCCAGATCGCCGACCACCTCGGCATCAAGACCATCAACCTCGCCCGCTCGCTGGACGAGGAGCACGCCCTCAAGGAGCTCGGGGCCGACATCGTGCTGATCGACGATCGCGGAGCCGCCAAGGCCGCCCTGGAAGCGACCAAAGGGAAAAAGGCCAAGCTGGCCCTCAATTCCATCGGAGGCAGCAGCGCTCTTGGCATGTGCAAGCTGCTGGCCGACCGCGGAGTGCTGGTCACCTTCGGCGGCATGGATCGCGAACCCGCCCCCTTCCCTACGCGGTATTTGATCTTCAACGACATCCAGCTGCGCGGTTTCTGGATGACGCATTGGTACGCCACCGCCTCACGCGAGGAGATTTACAAGCTGCACAACGACGTCTTCACCTTCATGGAAAACAGCAAGTCCGCGGTGAAGGTCATCGCTCGCTATCGGCTCGACCAGTTCAAGGACGCGTTCGAACACGCCCAAAAGCCAGGCAAAGGCGGCAAGGTGATGTTCGATCTCTCGGGCGACCTCGGCCCCCACTAG
- a CDS encoding cupin domain-containing protein, which yields MQKINSNQLEATHRSSPKNKFGASIKEISVALGREDSSTDLMKRHPFDVAIVTLPPGKALCPYHVHATQWEFYHVLSGRGIVRDEQGETEVEPGDAFLFKPGEAHQVRNEGDTDFVYYVIADNPIGDHCYYPDSKKWIVLMPEKQLIRSAPLDYFDGEE from the coding sequence ATGCAGAAGATAAACTCCAACCAACTCGAAGCCACTCATCGCAGCTCCCCAAAAAACAAGTTCGGCGCCTCCATCAAGGAAATCTCCGTCGCTCTCGGCCGCGAGGATTCCTCCACGGACCTGATGAAGCGACACCCTTTCGACGTCGCCATCGTCACCCTCCCTCCCGGCAAAGCGCTCTGCCCCTACCATGTGCACGCCACGCAATGGGAGTTCTATCATGTGTTGAGCGGGCGCGGCATCGTGCGCGACGAACAAGGAGAAACCGAGGTCGAACCCGGCGACGCCTTTCTTTTCAAACCCGGCGAAGCGCATCAGGTGCGAAACGAAGGGGATACCGACTTCGTCTACTACGTCATCGCCGACAATCCGATCGGCGATCACTGCTACTATCCCGATTCCAAGAAGTGGATCGTATTGATGCCAGAAAAGCAGCTTATACGCTCCGCGCCGCTGGACTATTTCGACGGCGAGGAGTGA
- a CDS encoding M3 family metallopeptidase, producing the protein MSADSHPFHDSSKLVDWSTLTPDRIQSDIEAAIAEAQSEIDAICEVAPEDATFENTFLALEKAGETLSRAWGRVDHLTSVKDSEALREAHRGMLPKVTEHWSRIPLNPKLWAALKSFAEKPAAKKLKGLQKRYFEETVADFVQAGADLPEDKKKRLQALNSELAEITKNYSENVLDSTNAYELLIDDESRLAGLPDSAKAAARQSAKSKGHGSDEKPVWRFTLQVPSYLPVLKYADDASLRKEIYEEAAQVGLKDKWDNTQLIREILTLRQEKAQLLGKANFADQVLQRRMARSGQQALDFVQDLHAKTKPVFDVEIAELEAFVAERTGQPVQKLEPWDVSYWSEKLRLAKYDFDEEALRPYFSIDGVLDGMFRIAERIFGLRIQRHDGSENSWHPDVKLYDLYDEGGELLGYFYADWHPREEKRGGAWMNYLDTGEPQADGSRSPHVGLITGNLSEPVDGKPALLLHYEVETIFHEFGHLLHHLLGRIDIKSLNGVNVAWDFVELPSQIMENWCWNRESLDQFARHYETGEPIPEELFQKMVAARNFQSAAAMMRQLSLGKMDLEMHLNPERYLKGDLDASIRETLKGYQAELKTTPRSIVRRFGHLFSSPVGYAAGYYSYKWAEVLDADAFTRFETEGVFNEKTGRAFRECILSKGNSEDPMALFKAFMGREPDSEALLVRSGLAS; encoded by the coding sequence ATGAGTGCCGACTCTCACCCTTTTCATGATTCATCCAAACTCGTCGACTGGTCGACCCTGACGCCGGATCGCATCCAGTCCGACATCGAGGCCGCCATCGCGGAGGCCCAATCCGAAATCGATGCCATCTGCGAGGTCGCCCCTGAGGACGCGACCTTCGAAAACACCTTTCTCGCTCTGGAAAAGGCGGGGGAGACGCTCTCCCGGGCATGGGGGCGCGTGGATCATCTGACATCGGTCAAGGACAGCGAAGCCCTGCGCGAAGCCCATCGCGGCATGCTGCCGAAAGTCACCGAGCACTGGTCCCGCATCCCGCTCAATCCCAAGCTGTGGGCCGCTCTCAAATCCTTCGCGGAAAAGCCGGCGGCCAAGAAGCTGAAAGGACTGCAGAAGCGCTATTTCGAGGAAACGGTGGCGGACTTCGTCCAGGCGGGCGCAGACCTGCCGGAGGACAAGAAGAAACGGCTGCAGGCCCTCAATAGCGAACTAGCTGAAATCACCAAGAACTACTCCGAGAACGTGCTCGACTCGACCAACGCATACGAGCTGCTGATCGATGACGAGAGCCGCCTGGCGGGCTTGCCCGACTCCGCCAAGGCCGCGGCTCGCCAAAGCGCCAAGAGCAAGGGCCATGGCAGTGACGAGAAGCCTGTATGGAGATTTACCCTACAAGTTCCGTCCTATCTGCCGGTGCTCAAGTACGCTGACGACGCTTCGCTGCGAAAGGAGATTTACGAGGAAGCGGCCCAGGTCGGTCTCAAAGACAAGTGGGACAACACCCAGTTGATCCGCGAAATTCTGACCCTGCGCCAGGAGAAGGCGCAGCTGCTGGGAAAAGCGAATTTCGCTGATCAGGTCCTGCAGCGTCGCATGGCGAGAAGCGGCCAGCAGGCCCTCGATTTCGTGCAGGATCTGCACGCCAAGACCAAGCCTGTGTTCGACGTGGAGATCGCCGAATTGGAGGCCTTCGTGGCGGAAAGGACGGGACAGCCTGTCCAGAAGCTGGAGCCGTGGGATGTGAGCTACTGGTCGGAGAAACTGCGCCTAGCGAAATACGATTTCGACGAGGAAGCCCTGCGTCCCTATTTTTCCATCGACGGCGTGCTCGATGGCATGTTCCGCATCGCCGAGCGTATATTCGGACTTCGGATACAACGACACGACGGATCGGAAAATAGCTGGCATCCGGACGTGAAGCTTTACGATCTTTACGATGAAGGCGGCGAGCTGCTGGGCTATTTTTACGCCGACTGGCATCCCCGCGAAGAGAAGCGCGGCGGAGCGTGGATGAATTATCTGGATACAGGCGAGCCCCAAGCGGATGGCAGCCGCTCGCCTCACGTGGGACTGATCACGGGAAACTTGAGCGAGCCCGTCGACGGAAAGCCAGCCTTGCTGCTCCATTATGAAGTGGAGACCATTTTTCACGAATTCGGCCACCTGCTGCATCACCTTCTGGGCCGCATCGACATCAAGTCGCTCAATGGCGTCAACGTGGCGTGGGACTTCGTGGAGCTGCCCTCTCAAATCATGGAGAACTGGTGCTGGAACCGCGAGAGCCTGGACCAGTTCGCCCGCCACTACGAAACCGGCGAGCCGATCCCGGAGGAGCTCTTCCAGAAGATGGTGGCGGCCCGAAACTTCCAAAGCGCCGCGGCCATGATGCGTCAGCTCAGCCTCGGCAAGATGGACCTCGAAATGCACCTCAACCCAGAGCGCTACCTGAAGGGAGACCTCGACGCCTCCATTCGCGAGACGCTCAAGGGCTACCAGGCGGAATTGAAGACCACCCCGCGCAGCATCGTGCGACGCTTCGGCCACCTTTTTTCCAGCCCGGTCGGCTACGCGGCAGGCTACTACTCCTACAAATGGGCCGAGGTGCTGGACGCCGACGCGTTCACACGCTTCGAGACGGAAGGGGTCTTCAACGAGAAAACCGGCCGAGCCTTCCGAGAGTGCATCCTCTCCAAGGGCAATTCCGAGGATCCGATGGCTCTCTTCAAGGCCTTCATGGGTCGCGAGCCGGATAGCGAGGCCCTGCTCGTACGCAGCGGCTTGGCGTCCTAG
- a CDS encoding zinc metallopeptidase: MTSILPFLILIVPTFILAFWAQNKVRSAYGKYVQIPSRGRITGREAALAVMQKAGIHDVEIVQVPGQLTDHYDPMNKRLALSEDNYHGTSLAALGVAAHEAGHAVQHKVGYSMLNARMAMVPVTNIASSVLPIVMIGSLFVFSAAMSGLILKIAVACYLVLTAFHLITLPVEFDASRRAKQELVSLGILGQDELVGVNKTLDAAAWTYVAAFISSLGYLIYLLSMLGGNRE; this comes from the coding sequence ATGACATCAATCTTACCATTTCTCATCTTAATTGTGCCGACCTTCATTCTGGCCTTCTGGGCTCAGAACAAGGTGCGGTCCGCTTACGGCAAGTACGTGCAGATCCCGTCGAGGGGTCGCATCACGGGTCGTGAGGCTGCTCTTGCGGTGATGCAGAAAGCGGGTATTCACGACGTGGAAATCGTGCAGGTGCCGGGTCAGCTCACCGACCACTACGATCCGATGAACAAGCGGCTGGCGTTGAGCGAGGACAACTATCACGGTACGAGCTTGGCAGCTCTCGGCGTGGCCGCCCACGAAGCGGGACATGCCGTGCAGCACAAGGTCGGCTACTCGATGCTCAACGCCCGCATGGCGATGGTTCCGGTGACCAACATCGCATCCAGCGTCCTGCCCATCGTGATGATCGGTTCGCTGTTTGTCTTCTCGGCGGCCATGAGCGGTTTGATTCTCAAGATCGCCGTGGCCTGTTATCTAGTGTTGACCGCGTTTCACCTGATCACTCTGCCGGTGGAGTTCGACGCCAGCCGCCGCGCCAAGCAGGAGCTGGTTTCGCTCGGCATCCTTGGCCAAGACGAATTGGTCGGGGTGAACAAGACTCTCGATGCCGCGGCCTGGACCTATGTCGCTGCGTTCATTTCATCGCTCGGTTACTTGATCTACCTCCTCTCCATGCTGGGAGGAAACCGAGAGTAA
- a CDS encoding FG-GAP-like repeat-containing protein → MLLSTPFRLLPFGLTALALTGSAAAQQTESQPLNPPKVRNDAAATLFTDIPPASIGIEFHNTYDDPQMWGRLYREFTLGAVGAGVATGDFDMDGLPDIYAVSKTGPNKLFRQTAPFQFEDVTESAGVAGSESWCTGSTFVDINDDGWLDLYICNFAAPNQLFVNQKDGTFTEQAAAYGLDISDASVMAAFADYDRDGDLDLYLQTNILDYNQSFKGRPDYFLRNDGEAGFTDITAEAGIWGISQGHSATWWDYNHDGWPDIYVANDFENSDRLYRNNGDGSFTDVLSETIPHTSYFSMGSDLGDVTNNGLTDFFVGDMAATTHEKDKTGMAEMGRGIWENERVDTLFPMYMRNAFYLNNGTERFNEIAYMNRLDASDWTWSVKFSDLDNDGWNDLFITNGNIRNFMEADLLDKQNVAFNLAARIRVYKNAPPLEERNLAFRNNGDLNFENVSKQWGLDHLGISFGASYSDLDRDGDLDLVVNNYDDNLKIYRNNSSSNGLLLRLKGVSSNEYGIGSILYLESSAGTQTRQLTLARGVLSSDEPLVHFGLGDDASARSLAVHWPSGHSQRFENLSAGQLYTITEPSGDAELTPVKDAATHYQETAQFIEASRAIGLKHTHQEAYYNELTTQLLLPRRLAKQGPALGWGDIDRDGKQELIIGGATDFPTQAFRLQNGAFTAVDLPEPLLQREGETLGIAVLDDFTYLANGGVEAGFEDLALGASGKPLSATLPHSSTSVLAAADIDGDGDLDLFVGGRSVPGSYPDLPRSYLFENRDGSLVDVTEKWNPKLAEIGMVSSALWSDANDDGRPDLLLALEWDHPTLLLNTGSQLEDASESAGWSERFGWWNSVAAGDFNEDGRMDYVFGNVGLNTKYLASPERPTLLFDGVFEEGGESHLIEAQYEDGDENLYPIRPYSKLRYAFPSLGNKFPSFQSFADATLEEIFDPALLEQAQRYQATHLASALFLSQEDGSYAGRELPRLAQIAPIYGMAIQDFNGDGHIDLMVAQNSFSPEPTTGRFNGGLSLLLTGDGTGNLSAVTTSESGIMVRGDAKALITADLDQNGWADLIVSQNSDKTLVFKNRGISGRNSFSVSLVGQPGNRHAYGARITTIYADGSQATSEIASHVGYLSQPQATSFFGYASENPPKAIKVRWPDGEVTEQPFDPKKATYQLSR, encoded by the coding sequence ATGCTCCTATCCACTCCCTTCCGACTCCTGCCCTTCGGTCTGACTGCGCTCGCCCTCACCGGCTCCGCCGCCGCTCAGCAAACAGAGAGCCAGCCCTTGAATCCGCCCAAGGTCCGAAACGACGCGGCGGCGACCCTTTTCACCGACATCCCACCAGCCTCCATTGGCATCGAGTTCCACAACACCTACGACGACCCGCAAATGTGGGGACGGCTCTACCGCGAATTCACCCTGGGAGCCGTCGGGGCAGGCGTCGCCACGGGCGATTTCGACATGGACGGACTGCCGGACATCTACGCCGTTTCAAAAACCGGGCCCAACAAGCTTTTCCGCCAAACCGCCCCCTTCCAGTTCGAAGACGTCACCGAAAGCGCTGGCGTGGCGGGTTCCGAATCCTGGTGCACCGGCTCCACCTTCGTCGACATCAACGACGACGGCTGGCTGGATCTCTACATCTGCAACTTCGCCGCTCCCAACCAGCTCTTCGTCAACCAGAAGGACGGAACCTTCACCGAGCAGGCCGCCGCCTACGGGCTCGACATCTCCGACGCCTCCGTAATGGCCGCCTTCGCGGACTACGATAGAGACGGAGACCTGGACCTCTACCTGCAAACCAACATCCTCGACTACAACCAGAGCTTCAAAGGCCGCCCCGACTACTTCCTGCGCAACGACGGAGAAGCCGGGTTTACGGACATCACCGCGGAGGCAGGCATCTGGGGCATCTCCCAAGGCCACTCCGCCACCTGGTGGGACTACAACCACGACGGCTGGCCAGACATCTACGTGGCCAACGACTTCGAGAACTCGGATCGCCTGTATCGAAACAATGGAGACGGGTCCTTCACCGACGTGCTCTCCGAAACCATCCCCCACACGTCCTACTTCTCCATGGGAAGCGATCTGGGAGACGTCACAAACAATGGCCTGACCGACTTCTTCGTGGGAGACATGGCGGCCACCACGCACGAAAAGGACAAGACCGGCATGGCGGAGATGGGTCGCGGCATCTGGGAAAACGAACGCGTCGACACCCTTTTCCCCATGTACATGCGCAACGCCTTCTATCTCAACAACGGGACCGAGCGCTTCAACGAAATCGCCTACATGAACCGCCTCGACGCCTCGGACTGGACCTGGTCGGTCAAATTCTCCGACTTGGACAACGACGGCTGGAACGATCTCTTCATCACTAACGGAAATATCAGAAACTTCATGGAGGCCGATCTGCTCGATAAGCAGAACGTCGCCTTCAACCTCGCCGCTCGCATCCGCGTCTACAAGAACGCTCCCCCGCTAGAGGAGCGAAACCTCGCCTTTCGCAACAATGGCGATCTCAATTTCGAAAACGTATCAAAGCAGTGGGGACTCGACCACCTCGGCATCAGCTTCGGCGCCTCCTATTCCGATCTCGACCGAGATGGCGACCTCGATCTGGTGGTCAACAACTATGACGACAACCTGAAGATCTATCGGAACAACTCCTCCAGCAACGGTCTTCTCCTGCGACTGAAAGGCGTATCCAGCAATGAATACGGCATCGGCTCCATACTCTATCTTGAAAGCTCCGCCGGCACGCAAACCCGCCAGCTCACGCTCGCTCGAGGAGTGCTCTCCTCCGACGAGCCCCTGGTTCATTTCGGGCTAGGCGACGATGCCAGCGCCAGATCGCTCGCCGTGCATTGGCCGTCCGGACACAGTCAGCGTTTCGAAAACCTCTCCGCCGGTCAGCTCTATACCATCACCGAACCGAGCGGAGACGCCGAGCTGACGCCAGTCAAGGACGCCGCCACTCACTACCAGGAAACGGCGCAGTTCATTGAAGCGAGCCGAGCGATCGGCCTCAAGCACACCCATCAGGAAGCCTACTACAACGAGCTCACCACACAGCTCCTCCTGCCGCGCCGACTCGCCAAGCAAGGCCCGGCGCTGGGTTGGGGGGATATCGACCGAGACGGGAAGCAGGAGCTGATCATCGGCGGAGCGACCGATTTCCCGACCCAGGCGTTCCGACTGCAAAACGGAGCCTTCACCGCGGTCGACCTGCCCGAGCCATTGCTTCAACGCGAGGGCGAGACCCTCGGCATCGCCGTCCTCGACGACTTCACCTACCTCGCGAACGGCGGCGTGGAAGCCGGCTTTGAAGACCTAGCCCTTGGCGCATCCGGCAAACCGCTGAGCGCAACGCTCCCCCACTCTTCAACCTCCGTGCTCGCGGCAGCCGACATCGACGGCGACGGCGACCTCGACCTCTTCGTGGGTGGCCGTTCCGTTCCCGGCTCGTATCCAGATCTCCCGCGCAGCTACCTTTTCGAAAACCGCGATGGATCCCTGGTAGACGTAACGGAAAAATGGAACCCCAAGCTGGCGGAAATCGGCATGGTCAGCTCCGCGCTCTGGAGCGACGCCAATGACGACGGACGGCCCGACTTGCTGCTGGCTCTCGAATGGGATCACCCCACTCTGCTGCTCAACACCGGTTCACAGCTCGAAGACGCCAGCGAGAGCGCTGGCTGGAGCGAACGGTTCGGCTGGTGGAATTCGGTGGCCGCCGGCGACTTCAATGAAGACGGCCGCATGGACTACGTCTTCGGAAACGTGGGCCTCAATACCAAATACCTAGCGTCGCCGGAGCGTCCCACGCTGCTCTTCGACGGCGTTTTCGAAGAAGGCGGAGAGTCTCACCTGATCGAAGCGCAATATGAGGATGGCGACGAAAACCTGTACCCAATCCGTCCCTACAGCAAACTGCGCTACGCATTTCCGAGCTTGGGAAACAAGTTTCCGTCCTTCCAATCCTTCGCCGACGCGACGCTTGAAGAGATCTTCGACCCCGCCTTGCTGGAACAGGCGCAGCGCTATCAAGCCACCCACCTGGCAAGCGCCCTGTTCCTGAGCCAAGAAGATGGCTCCTACGCAGGCCGCGAACTGCCTCGACTCGCTCAAATCGCTCCGATCTACGGAATGGCGATTCAGGACTTCAACGGAGATGGCCACATCGATTTGATGGTGGCTCAAAACTCGTTTTCCCCTGAGCCGACCACCGGTCGCTTCAACGGCGGACTAAGCCTCCTGCTGACCGGCGACGGCACAGGGAACCTCTCCGCAGTGACCACCTCCGAAAGCGGCATCATGGTGCGCGGCGACGCCAAGGCACTCATCACCGCCGACCTCGATCAAAACGGCTGGGCCGATCTCATCGTCTCGCAAAATAGCGACAAAACGCTCGTATTCAAAAACCGCGGCATCTCGGGACGAAACTCATTCTCCGTCTCGCTCGTTGGCCAACCGGGAAATCGTCATGCGTACGGAGCTCGGATCACCACGATCTACGCGGACGGCAGCCAAGCCACGAGCGAAATCGCCAGCCACGTAGGATACCTTTCCCAACCTCAGGCGACCTCGTTTTTTGGATACGCATCCGAAAATCCACCGAAGGCGATCAAGGTCCGCTGGCCCGACGGCGAAGTGACGGAACAGCCGTTCGATCCGAAGAAGGCCACCTATCAGCTTAGCCGATAG
- a CDS encoding vanadium-dependent haloperoxidase: MKNTLTTILLASLASLSSLRADSILDWNEQMLDAIRLSRTPPPQASYALAVYHASIYDAVNGIEGSYQPYYVTETAPDGADREAAAAEAARVAFMKVMGKKANPSPFLSVYKEKLAEIPDGPAKQDGLAWGKLVAERIIALRENDGTMARVDPVIGETPGVWKPTPPFFRAPTDPHWGNVKPFTMKSGDQFRPKPPPAIDSEEFAEATNEVQRLGHRDSTERSEYETNSTIFWSDDLGTATPPGHWNVVAQDISREQGLSFTENARLFALLNLTAADAGISVWEAKYHYNFWRPENAIREADTYEHAGVVHDPEFIPLMPSPTFPDYTSGHSTFSRACTQALTRFFGTDKITFSTVSEGFPGDVRTFHSFSEAAKEVGRSRIFGGIHYKFADIEGQRSGKALANYVADNFLLPR, translated from the coding sequence ATGAAAAACACGCTTACCACCATCCTGCTCGCTTCTCTGGCGAGCCTCAGCTCCCTGCGCGCCGACAGCATTCTCGATTGGAACGAGCAAATGCTGGACGCCATTCGCCTCTCCCGCACGCCGCCCCCGCAGGCCAGCTACGCCCTGGCCGTCTACCACGCTTCCATCTACGACGCGGTCAACGGCATCGAAGGGTCCTACCAGCCCTACTATGTCACCGAAACCGCCCCAGACGGGGCCGACCGGGAAGCCGCCGCCGCGGAGGCCGCACGCGTGGCCTTCATGAAGGTGATGGGCAAAAAAGCCAACCCCAGCCCCTTCCTCTCCGTCTACAAGGAGAAGCTCGCCGAGATCCCCGACGGTCCGGCCAAGCAAGACGGACTCGCTTGGGGCAAGCTCGTGGCGGAGCGCATCATCGCCCTGCGGGAAAACGACGGCACCATGGCTCGCGTCGATCCGGTGATCGGGGAGACCCCGGGAGTATGGAAGCCCACCCCTCCATTCTTTCGAGCCCCCACCGACCCACACTGGGGCAATGTAAAACCGTTCACCATGAAGAGCGGCGACCAGTTTCGTCCGAAACCGCCCCCTGCCATCGACAGCGAGGAATTCGCCGAAGCGACCAACGAAGTGCAGCGCCTAGGCCACCGCGACTCCACCGAACGCAGCGAATACGAGACCAATAGCACCATCTTCTGGTCGGACGACCTCGGCACCGCCACCCCACCCGGGCACTGGAACGTGGTCGCCCAGGACATTTCTCGAGAGCAGGGCCTAAGCTTCACCGAAAACGCTCGCCTCTTCGCCTTGCTCAACCTCACCGCAGCCGACGCCGGCATCTCGGTCTGGGAGGCCAAGTACCACTACAACTTCTGGCGCCCGGAAAACGCCATTCGCGAAGCGGACACCTACGAGCACGCCGGCGTGGTTCACGACCCGGAATTCATCCCGCTCATGCCTAGCCCGACCTTCCCCGACTACACCTCCGGGCACAGCACCTTCAGTCGAGCCTGCACCCAAGCCCTGACCCGTTTCTTCGGCACCGACAAGATCACCTTCAGCACCGTGTCGGAAGGCTTTCCGGGCGACGTGCGCACCTTTCACAGCTTCTCCGAAGCCGCCAAGGAGGTAGGACGTTCCCGCATCTTCGGCGGCATCCACTACAAGTTCGCCGACATCGAAGGACAGCGCTCCGGCAAAGCTCTCGCCAACTACGTCGCCGACAACTTCCTTCTGCCGCGTTAG
- a CDS encoding LytTR family DNA-binding domain-containing protein, which yields MPLRTLIVDDEALARDRLRSLLEKDERIELVGEAGDGATALRLCRELQPELLFLDIQMPEKTGIEAATELQSSLPKLPLIIFVTAYDTFALKAFDLHATDYLLKPFDRARFEAALDKAIAAHARQSPSDIDQKLASLLREFAPAAGAKRYLDRLSIKTEGRVILARVEDIDWIGSANNYVEIHIGKAQHLMRETLSQLETQLDPERFLRISRSTIVCIDRIREIQPLFHGEHAVILRDGAKLTASRSYKDALKPLLGK from the coding sequence ATGCCCCTCCGCACTCTCATCGTAGACGACGAAGCGCTCGCCCGCGACCGGCTGCGCAGCCTGCTCGAAAAAGACGAGCGCATCGAGCTGGTCGGCGAAGCGGGAGATGGGGCCACCGCCTTGCGCCTCTGCCGCGAGCTGCAGCCGGAACTGCTCTTCCTCGACATTCAAATGCCGGAAAAAACCGGCATCGAGGCCGCGACCGAGCTGCAGAGCAGCCTGCCCAAACTCCCGCTCATCATCTTCGTCACCGCCTACGACACCTTCGCCCTCAAGGCCTTCGACCTTCACGCCACGGACTACCTGCTCAAGCCATTCGACCGAGCCCGCTTCGAAGCGGCGCTGGACAAAGCGATCGCCGCCCACGCCCGGCAAAGCCCCAGCGACATCGACCAAAAGCTGGCCAGCCTGCTGCGCGAGTTCGCTCCCGCTGCCGGCGCCAAGCGCTACCTGGACCGACTCTCCATCAAAACCGAAGGACGGGTGATCCTGGCCCGCGTGGAGGACATCGACTGGATCGGCTCCGCCAACAACTACGTGGAAATCCATATCGGCAAGGCTCAGCACCTGATGCGCGAAACCCTCAGCCAGCTGGAAACCCAGCTCGATCCGGAACGCTTCCTGCGCATCAGCCGCTCCACCATCGTCTGCATCGATCGCATTCGCGAGATCCAGCCGCTCTTCCACGGCGAGCATGCCGTCATCCTGCGCGATGGCGCCAAACTCACCGCCAGTCGCAGCTACAAGGACGCTCTCAAGCCGCTGCTCGGAAAGTAA